In one Janibacter cremeus genomic region, the following are encoded:
- the narH gene encoding nitrate reductase subunit beta: protein MRVMAQMSMVMNLDKCIGCHTCSVTCKQAWTNRAGMEYVWFNNVETRPGLGYPRGYEDQDEWKGGWVRSPNGRLKLRAGGRINKLLNIFSNPKMPNISDYYEPWTYDYETVLNAPAQKNFPVARAYSLISGKPMNIEWSANWDDDLAGSSEHAAKDPMLKGIEEKVKFEFDQTFMFYLPRICEHCLNPSCAASCPSGAIYKREEDGIVLVDQHKCRGWRMCVTGCPYKKVYFNHKTGKAEKCTFCYPRIEVGIPTVCAETCVGRLRYIGLMLYDADAVLDAASVEDDHDLYEAQRSVFLDPYDPEVQREAEKAGIPGDWIEAAKKSPVRRLIMDYKVALPLHPEYRTMPMVWYIPPLSPVVDVIKDTGYDGEDHDNLFAAIDTLRIPVEYLANLFTAGDVEPVDRVLRKLGAMRSYMRDINLGRDPQAHIAESVGMEEEDMYDMYRLLALAKYDERYVIPTAHGEQAHSLEELATDCAVSGYDTQPDEGSGPFGEGSGTGSLTPVAVDNFHMLQNRQTSDELVGGGEKAGRVNLLNWDGKGTPEGLFPESDREKAGDSR, encoded by the coding sequence ATGCGCGTCATGGCCCAGATGTCGATGGTGATGAACCTCGACAAGTGCATCGGTTGCCACACCTGCTCGGTCACCTGCAAGCAGGCATGGACCAACCGGGCAGGCATGGAGTACGTCTGGTTCAACAACGTCGAGACCCGACCGGGTCTCGGCTACCCACGCGGGTACGAGGACCAGGACGAGTGGAAGGGAGGGTGGGTCCGCTCCCCCAACGGCCGGCTCAAGCTGCGCGCCGGTGGTCGGATCAACAAGCTGCTGAACATCTTCTCCAACCCGAAGATGCCCAACATCAGCGACTACTACGAGCCGTGGACCTACGACTACGAGACGGTCCTCAACGCACCGGCCCAGAAGAACTTCCCGGTCGCCCGGGCGTACTCGTTGATCTCGGGCAAGCCGATGAACATCGAGTGGTCGGCCAACTGGGACGACGACCTCGCCGGCAGCTCCGAGCACGCCGCCAAGGACCCGATGCTCAAGGGCATCGAGGAGAAGGTGAAGTTCGAGTTCGACCAGACCTTCATGTTCTACCTGCCGCGGATCTGCGAGCACTGCCTCAACCCCAGCTGCGCGGCCTCCTGCCCCTCCGGCGCGATCTACAAGCGCGAGGAGGACGGCATCGTCCTGGTCGACCAGCACAAGTGCCGCGGCTGGCGCATGTGCGTCACCGGCTGCCCGTACAAGAAGGTCTACTTCAACCACAAGACGGGCAAGGCGGAGAAGTGCACCTTCTGCTACCCCCGCATCGAGGTGGGCATCCCGACCGTCTGCGCCGAGACCTGCGTCGGTCGGCTGCGCTACATCGGCCTGATGCTCTACGACGCCGACGCGGTGCTCGACGCGGCCTCGGTGGAGGACGACCACGACCTCTACGAGGCGCAGCGCTCGGTCTTCCTCGACCCGTACGACCCCGAGGTGCAGCGGGAGGCCGAGAAGGCCGGCATCCCCGGTGACTGGATCGAGGCCGCGAAGAAGTCCCCGGTGCGCCGGCTGATCATGGACTACAAGGTCGCCCTGCCGCTGCACCCGGAGTACCGCACGATGCCGATGGTCTGGTACATCCCGCCGCTGTCCCCGGTCGTCGACGTCATCAAGGACACCGGGTACGACGGGGAGGACCACGACAACCTCTTCGCCGCCATCGACACCCTGCGCATCCCGGTCGAGTACCTGGCCAACCTCTTCACCGCGGGTGACGTCGAGCCGGTCGACCGGGTGCTGCGCAAGCTCGGCGCGATGCGCTCGTACATGCGCGACATCAACCTCGGCCGCGACCCCCAGGCGCACATCGCCGAGTCGGTCGGGATGGAGGAGGAGGACATGTACGACATGTACCGCCTGCTCGCGCTGGCCAAGTACGACGAGCGGTACGTCATCCCCACCGCCCACGGCGAGCAGGCCCACTCCCTCGAGGAGCTGGCCACCGACTGCGCCGTCTCCGGCTACGACACGCAGCCCGACGAGGGCTCGGGCCCCTTCGGCGAGGGCTCCGGCACCGGCTCGCTGACCCCGGTCGCGGTGGACAACTTCCACATGCTCCAGAACAGGCAGACCTCCGACGAGCTCGTCGGGGGCGGCGAGAAGGCGGGTCGGGTCAACCTGCTCAACTGGGACGGCAAGGGCACGCCCGAGGGGCTCTTCCCGGAGTCGGACCGCGAGAAGGCGGGTGACTCGCGATGA
- a CDS encoding molybdopterin molybdotransferase MoeA — MTPRALLTVEEYLEELLTDLLEGAGPITETEDLPLGQALGRVLAEPVRAVSDVPAFANSAMDGYAVRQADVATVPASLQVVGDVAAGSADDPALEAGHCVRIMTGAPVPAAADTIVPVELTDGGTDVVTITEAPEAGRHVRGAGEDVSAGDVIADAGTTVTGRVLGSIAAAGTGTVTVRRRPVVAVAATGDELVSPGGSLGRGQIFESNGTHLAATLIELGATVSHAVVLADDAADFAAGLDTIASGADLVLLTGGVSVGAFDVSRIVLERSGQGVFRHVRMQPGKPQGWARWNGVPVLAFPGNPVSTAISFEVFGRPLIDHLLGREQPDGPTTAVAATGWRSPAGRRQFVPVALTSDEGGRLLAAPTHRRGSASHMVTSLAGAHAVAIVPEDTDEVVAGDLVQIRSL, encoded by the coding sequence ATGACGCCCCGCGCCCTGCTCACGGTCGAGGAGTACCTCGAGGAGCTGCTGACCGACCTGCTCGAGGGGGCCGGCCCGATCACCGAGACGGAGGACCTGCCTCTGGGCCAGGCCCTCGGGCGGGTGCTCGCCGAGCCAGTTCGCGCGGTCAGTGACGTGCCGGCCTTCGCCAACTCGGCAATGGACGGCTATGCCGTGCGGCAGGCCGACGTGGCCACCGTGCCGGCGTCCCTGCAGGTCGTCGGTGACGTCGCCGCCGGCTCCGCCGACGACCCCGCGCTCGAGGCCGGTCACTGCGTGCGCATCATGACCGGGGCTCCCGTGCCGGCTGCTGCCGACACCATCGTCCCCGTCGAGCTCACCGACGGCGGGACGGACGTCGTCACCATCACCGAGGCACCGGAGGCGGGGCGGCACGTGCGCGGGGCCGGTGAGGACGTCAGCGCCGGCGACGTCATCGCCGACGCCGGGACGACGGTCACCGGTCGCGTGCTGGGCAGCATCGCCGCTGCGGGGACCGGGACGGTCACCGTGCGCCGCCGACCCGTCGTCGCCGTCGCGGCCACCGGCGACGAGCTGGTCTCCCCCGGTGGGAGCCTCGGGCGCGGGCAGATCTTCGAGTCCAACGGCACCCACCTCGCTGCCACCCTCATCGAGCTCGGCGCCACCGTGAGCCATGCGGTCGTGCTCGCCGACGACGCCGCCGACTTCGCGGCAGGCCTCGACACGATCGCCTCCGGCGCCGACCTCGTCCTGCTCACCGGCGGGGTGAGCGTCGGTGCCTTCGACGTCTCCAGGATCGTCCTCGAGCGCTCCGGCCAAGGCGTCTTCCGGCACGTGCGCATGCAGCCGGGCAAGCCCCAGGGGTGGGCCCGCTGGAACGGCGTGCCCGTGCTCGCCTTTCCCGGCAACCCGGTGAGCACCGCCATCTCCTTCGAGGTCTTCGGTCGCCCCCTCATCGACCACCTGCTGGGTCGCGAGCAGCCGGACGGGCCGACCACCGCGGTCGCCGCCACGGGATGGCGCTCCCCCGCGGGACGCCGCCAGTTCGTGCCCGTGGCACTGACGAGCGACGAGGGCGGACGTCTGCTCGCGGCGCCCACGCACCGCCGCGGGTCGGCCTCGCACATGGTCACCTCCCTGGCCGGCGCACACGCCGTGGCGATCGTCCCCGAGGACACCGACGAGGTCGTCGCCGGCGACCTCGTGCAGATCAGGAGCCTGTAG
- the narJ gene encoding nitrate reductase molybdenum cofactor assembly chaperone — MMPWRRHRRSTPSLGAQAQADAWQLISLLLDYPDERLTSLRPVLRESAAGLPKAVGAPLLTFLDRLDTVPLDRVQSEYVDTFDVTRKCSLHLTYFLYGDTRKRGAALVQFKQAYRAAGVEMADEGSELPDHLSVLLEFGATTDPASAWKLLNDHRVGIELLHRALTDRESPWRPVVVALRATLPTLQGDDEQALARLIAEGPPQEEVGIDQSPYAMDPALDEAVAARPPTPQPSARADLGPTIPVGAPR, encoded by the coding sequence ATGATGCCGTGGCGACGGCACCGGCGCAGCACCCCGAGCCTCGGGGCGCAGGCACAGGCCGATGCCTGGCAGCTGATCTCGTTGCTGCTGGACTACCCCGACGAGCGGCTGACCTCCCTTCGTCCCGTCCTGCGCGAGAGCGCGGCCGGGCTGCCGAAGGCGGTCGGCGCTCCCCTGCTGACCTTTCTGGACCGGCTCGACACCGTCCCGCTGGACCGGGTGCAGAGCGAGTACGTCGACACCTTCGACGTCACCCGCAAGTGCTCGCTGCACCTGACCTACTTCCTGTACGGCGACACCCGCAAGCGCGGAGCGGCCCTCGTGCAGTTCAAGCAGGCCTACCGCGCCGCCGGGGTCGAGATGGCCGACGAAGGGAGCGAGCTGCCGGACCACCTGTCCGTGCTCCTGGAGTTCGGGGCGACGACGGATCCGGCCAGCGCGTGGAAGCTGCTCAACGACCACCGGGTCGGGATCGAGCTGCTCCACCGTGCCCTCACCGACCGTGAGTCCCCGTGGCGTCCCGTCGTCGTCGCGCTGCGGGCCACGCTGCCGACCCTCCAGGGGGACGACGAGCAGGCCCTCGCCAGGCTCATCGCCGAGGGCCCGCCCCAGGAGGAGGTCGGTATCGACCAGTCCCCCTACGCGATGGACCCAGCCCTCGACGAGGCGGTCGCTGCGCGACCCCCGACGCCCCAGCCCTCCGCCCGGGCCGACCTCGGCCCGACCATCCCCGTAGGAGCCCCCCGTTGA
- a CDS encoding MoaD/ThiS family protein, which translates to MARVRYFAGAAEAAGTDEEQVDGSTIGEVFAAVRRTHGERLAEVLPRCSVLHEGRYVDDDSAPVQPDDTIDVLPPFAGG; encoded by the coding sequence ATGGCACGGGTTCGTTACTTCGCCGGGGCGGCCGAGGCCGCCGGGACCGATGAGGAGCAGGTCGACGGTTCGACCATCGGCGAGGTGTTCGCCGCGGTGCGTCGCACCCACGGCGAGCGTCTCGCCGAGGTGCTGCCGCGCTGCTCGGTCCTGCACGAGGGGCGCTACGTCGACGACGACTCCGCCCCCGTGCAGCCGGACGACACGATCGACGTGCTGCCCCCCTTCGCCGGAGGCTGA
- the narI gene encoding respiratory nitrate reductase subunit gamma, with protein MTEFLWVIVPYLCLATFVIGHVWRWRYDQFGWTTRSSQLYESKLLRIGSPLFHFGMLGVVAGHIIGLVIPKLWTDAMGISDETYHVVALAGGIPAGLAALAGLVILVYRRRMTGPVFSATTVNDKVMYVFLGAVIVFGMWNTVAGSLLEFGGHYNYREGVSPWWRSIFIFQPEPQLMAEAPWGFKAHAMSAMILFAMWPFTRLVHVFSAPVGYLTRPYIVYRSRDHVRGDEAGLSGPQRGWNHPELHKHK; from the coding sequence TTGACTGAATTCCTCTGGGTCATCGTTCCGTACCTGTGCCTGGCGACCTTCGTCATCGGGCACGTCTGGCGCTGGCGCTACGACCAGTTCGGCTGGACCACCCGCTCGTCGCAGCTCTACGAGAGCAAGCTCCTGCGCATCGGTAGCCCCCTCTTCCACTTCGGCATGCTCGGTGTGGTCGCCGGGCACATCATCGGCCTCGTCATCCCGAAGCTGTGGACCGACGCCATGGGCATCAGCGACGAGACCTACCACGTGGTCGCCCTCGCGGGCGGCATCCCCGCCGGGCTCGCCGCCCTCGCCGGTCTGGTCATCCTCGTCTACCGCCGGCGCATGACCGGCCCCGTCTTCTCCGCGACGACGGTCAACGACAAGGTGATGTACGTCTTCCTCGGTGCGGTGATCGTCTTCGGGATGTGGAACACCGTCGCCGGGTCACTGCTGGAGTTCGGCGGTCACTACAACTACCGCGAGGGCGTCTCCCCGTGGTGGCGCAGCATCTTCATCTTCCAGCCGGAGCCGCAGCTCATGGCGGAGGCGCCGTGGGGCTTCAAGGCGCATGCCATGAGCGCGATGATCCTCTTCGCGATGTGGCCCTTCACCCGTCTGGTGCACGTCTTCAGCGCACCGGTCGGGTACCTCACCCGGCCGTACATCGTCTACCGCAGCCGTGACCACGTCCGCGGTGACGAGGCCGGGCTCAGCGGGCCACAGCGCGGCTGGAACCACCCGGAGCTGCACAAGCACAAGTGA
- a CDS encoding ThiF family adenylyltransferase, whose translation MTLSALVAPGPTLTAAQVSRYSRHLLMPTIGELGQRRLLASRVAVVGAGGLGSPSMLYLAGAGVGRITVIDDDLVDETNLQRQVIHAAADVGRPKVDSALERVRALNPDIEVVGVRDHLDPSNAAEILDEHDLVLDGSDNFATRYAVADACDELGIPLVWAAVYRTEAHLTVFWPGAPEGVPGPGLRDLFPQPPAPGTVPACGDAGVVGPLVGQVGSMMATEAIKLITGVGRSLLGRVLFIDVLAMTQREIPLAARPTGTHPRRRPLRRATPQAPTDEGVTTPLVSPADLAGRLDGADAPFVLDVRDAHELAEGVVAGAAHIPVSTLTSDPSSSADVPTDRDVVLVCRAGPRAHLAATALRARGYDRLFVLEGGMLAWPTPVPHRQETP comes from the coding sequence ATGACCCTCTCCGCCCTCGTCGCCCCGGGGCCCACACTGACCGCCGCGCAGGTCAGCCGGTACTCGCGACACCTGCTCATGCCGACCATCGGCGAGCTCGGGCAACGCCGCCTCCTGGCGTCCCGGGTCGCCGTGGTCGGCGCCGGAGGGCTGGGCTCGCCCTCGATGCTCTACCTCGCCGGCGCGGGCGTCGGACGCATCACCGTCATCGACGACGACCTCGTCGACGAGACGAACCTCCAGCGCCAGGTCATCCACGCCGCAGCGGACGTCGGCCGGCCGAAGGTCGACAGCGCGCTCGAGCGGGTCCGCGCCCTCAACCCCGACATCGAGGTCGTCGGTGTCCGTGACCACCTCGACCCCTCGAATGCCGCCGAGATCCTCGACGAGCACGACCTGGTGCTCGACGGCAGCGACAACTTCGCCACCCGGTACGCGGTGGCCGACGCCTGTGACGAGCTCGGGATCCCCCTGGTCTGGGCGGCGGTCTACCGGACCGAGGCCCACCTGACCGTCTTCTGGCCCGGGGCCCCCGAGGGCGTCCCGGGCCCGGGGCTGCGCGATCTCTTCCCACAGCCTCCCGCCCCGGGCACGGTCCCCGCCTGCGGTGACGCCGGCGTCGTCGGTCCCCTCGTCGGCCAGGTCGGTTCGATGATGGCGACCGAGGCCATCAAGCTCATCACGGGCGTCGGCCGCTCGCTGCTCGGCCGCGTCCTCTTCATCGACGTCCTCGCCATGACCCAGCGGGAGATCCCGCTGGCCGCGCGCCCGACGGGGACCCACCCACGGCGGCGGCCGCTCCGCCGTGCCACCCCGCAGGCCCCAACCGACGAAGGGGTGACCACCCCCCTCGTGTCCCCCGCGGACCTGGCGGGCCGACTGGACGGGGCGGACGCCCCCTTCGTCCTCGACGTCCGGGACGCCCACGAGCTGGCCGAGGGCGTCGTCGCGGGCGCCGCGCACATCCCGGTCTCGACGCTGACCTCCGACCCCTCCTCGAGCGCCGACGTGCCCACCGACCGCGACGTCGTGCTCGTGTGCCGCGCCGGGCCCCGCGCCCACCTTGCGGCCACCGCCCTGCGCGCCCGGGGGTACGACCGGCTCTTCGTCCTCGAGGGCGGGATGCTCGCCTGGCCGACCCCCGTCCCCCACCGGCAGGAGACCCCATGA
- the mobA gene encoding molybdenum cofactor guanylyltransferase, with protein sequence MIPFDAIVLAGGAARRLGGVSKPDVELGGRRLIDGVLVAVADAREIVVVGDVEVPEGVHRTVEDPPRGGPVAGVAAGLDALATTGPTAEWTVLLACDLADPLPALGRLVAAWAHALRTDAVDTDEHDGWCLADASGRPQWLFGIHRTASLRRALERFDSPRDRSMHSLLAESTLVTVPAGDDDVADIDTWTDHARWVETLEGRR encoded by the coding sequence ATGATCCCCTTCGATGCGATCGTGCTCGCCGGCGGCGCCGCACGACGGCTCGGGGGCGTGAGCAAGCCCGATGTCGAGCTGGGTGGTCGCCGCCTCATCGACGGGGTCCTCGTCGCCGTCGCGGACGCCCGCGAGATCGTCGTGGTCGGGGACGTCGAGGTCCCCGAGGGGGTGCACCGCACGGTGGAGGACCCCCCAAGGGGTGGCCCGGTCGCCGGTGTCGCCGCGGGCCTGGACGCCCTCGCCACGACGGGACCGACCGCCGAGTGGACCGTGCTGCTCGCCTGCGACCTCGCCGACCCGCTGCCTGCGCTCGGCCGGCTCGTCGCCGCGTGGGCCCACGCCCTGCGCACGGACGCCGTCGACACCGACGAGCATGACGGCTGGTGCCTCGCCGACGCCTCGGGGCGCCCGCAGTGGCTTTTCGGAATCCACCGCACGGCCTCCCTGCGGCGGGCGCTGGAGCGCTTCGACAGCCCGCGCGACCGGTCGATGCACAGCCTGCTCGCCGAGTCGACGCTCGTGACCGTCCCCGCCGGGGACGACGACGTGGCCGACATCGACACCTGGACCGACCACGCCCGCTGGGTGGAGACCCTGGAGGGACGACGATGA
- the moaC gene encoding cyclic pyranopterin monophosphate synthase MoaC: protein MDHPLTHLDHRGNARMVDVTEKVPTVRAATAAGHVATSPETVALLRDGAVPKGDVLAVARIAGIQAAKKTPELLPLAHVIGVHGAVVDLEITDDGVDITATVRTADRTGVEMEALTSVTVAALSVIDMVKGRDRSAHITDVRLLEKTGGRSGTWRREDA from the coding sequence ATGGACCACCCGCTGACCCACCTCGACCACCGGGGCAATGCCCGCATGGTCGACGTCACCGAGAAGGTGCCCACGGTCCGCGCCGCCACGGCTGCCGGGCACGTGGCCACCTCCCCCGAGACCGTCGCCCTGCTCCGTGACGGCGCCGTGCCGAAGGGGGACGTGCTCGCGGTCGCGCGCATCGCCGGCATCCAGGCCGCGAAGAAGACCCCCGAGCTGCTCCCGCTCGCGCACGTCATCGGGGTGCACGGCGCCGTCGTCGACCTCGAGATCACCGACGATGGGGTCGACATCACCGCCACGGTGCGCACCGCCGACCGGACCGGGGTGGAGATGGAGGCGCTCACCAGCGTCACCGTCGCCGCCCTCTCCGTCATCGACATGGTCAAGGGCCGCGATCGCAGCGCCCACATCACCGACGTCCGCCTCCTCGAGAAGACCGGCGGCCGCAGCGGCACATGGCGGCGGGAGGACGCATGA
- a CDS encoding DUF6457 domain-containing protein — MTDLSSAEARWADWIEDACAAVGIEPESVDVRGVHVLTRQIAHGFERPMAPVGAYILGVAVGHLEAQGRPVDIESMRRAIAATIKDQPDKDGA, encoded by the coding sequence ATGACCGACCTGAGTTCCGCGGAGGCCCGCTGGGCCGACTGGATCGAGGACGCCTGCGCGGCGGTGGGCATCGAGCCCGAGTCCGTCGACGTCCGGGGGGTGCACGTCCTCACCCGGCAGATCGCGCACGGCTTCGAGCGGCCGATGGCTCCGGTGGGTGCCTACATCCTCGGGGTGGCCGTCGGGCACCTCGAGGCCCAGGGCCGTCCGGTGGACATCGAGTCGATGCGTCGGGCCATCGCCGCGACGATCAAGGACCAACCAGACAAGGACGGTGCGTGA